A part of Streptomyces sp. NBC_01210 genomic DNA contains:
- a CDS encoding TetR/AcrR family transcriptional regulator C-terminal domain-containing protein, with product MTEPVPSSVWTRPRPEPRRRAPGVDQYVAAALAVADAEGLAAVSMRRVAGDLGSGTASLYRYITNRDELVDLMVDAAQGEDPLPESAEDWRADLGAVAHALRATLLRHPWLAGELAGRPALGPNSLRRSESALRAAVSLTPNITMASQALGAVHAYVLGSVAAQQALRRAERRTGLSEEEWQRSVGPYISEVLAAGEHPMLARRVLEAEELDPDVEFAFGLDCVLDGLAARLGR from the coding sequence ATGACCGAACCCGTTCCCTCGTCGGTGTGGACCCGGCCGCGCCCCGAGCCGCGTCGACGCGCGCCTGGGGTGGACCAGTACGTGGCCGCCGCGCTGGCCGTCGCGGACGCGGAGGGATTGGCGGCGGTTTCGATGCGGCGGGTCGCGGGTGATCTCGGTTCCGGGACTGCCTCGCTCTACCGGTACATCACCAACCGCGACGAGTTGGTGGACCTGATGGTCGACGCGGCGCAGGGCGAGGATCCGCTGCCCGAGTCCGCTGAGGACTGGCGTGCCGATCTGGGGGCGGTCGCGCACGCGTTGCGTGCGACGCTGCTGCGGCATCCTTGGTTGGCGGGTGAACTGGCGGGGAGGCCCGCGCTCGGCCCCAACTCGTTGCGGCGGTCCGAGTCCGCGCTGCGCGCCGCCGTCTCGCTCACTCCCAACATCACCATGGCCTCGCAGGCGCTCGGCGCCGTGCACGCGTACGTGCTGGGTTCGGTCGCCGCCCAGCAGGCCCTTCGACGCGCGGAGCGGCGCACCGGGCTCAGCGAGGAGGAGTGGCAGCGCAGCGTCGGCCCCTACATCAGCGAGGTCCTCGCGGCGGGCGAACACCCGATGCTCGCCCGCCGCGTCCTCGAAGCCGAGGAACTCGACCCCGACGTCGAGTTCGCGTTCGGCCTGGACTGCGTGCTCGACGGGCTCGCGGCCCGGCTGGGTCGCTGA
- a CDS encoding FAD-dependent monooxygenase, with product MTETAYPEVPVLVVGGGSVGLLTAALLTHHGVPAVLVERRSAPSVHPRATGIGPRTVEVLRELGLDTAVDDVAVDLRGAAGKAVARTVVEMGAGDVVTVPMPTPSADELDMTPFRLRGVCAQDRLDAVVAADLARRGADLRWSTRLVSIAQDADGVDVELEGPDGRYSLRCTRVVAADGTHSTVRTALGVGTSGPGDLGKSMINILFRADLRPHLRGMSFATCTITTPEAPGLLATVDGETNWVFHVPCDVDGGERPEDFTHERCAAVVRLAVGDPDLDVEVRSVLSWRPRSAAAESFAVGRVFLVGDAAHTVSPLGAFGLNTGVGDAHNLAWKLATVHHGEAGAGLLDTYAHEREPVAAATLDQAMRRLADPELHWGRGPEADAARAAAGVWAAPVVHLGQRYDSAAVVDPRPELPSTVDLVLDGSPGSRVPHAWIDGVSTLDLVASRWTLLVGVAGERWLTAAADVGLPAHRVPVPWLPDEGALLVRPDGIVAMRATASATDPARFLTEVLDQVLARPVRLPST from the coding sequence ATGACGGAGACAGCGTATCCAGAAGTACCGGTGCTCGTGGTCGGAGGCGGCAGCGTCGGCCTGCTCACCGCGGCGCTGCTCACCCACCACGGCGTCCCCGCAGTGCTCGTCGAACGCCGGTCCGCGCCATCGGTGCACCCACGTGCCACCGGCATCGGACCGCGCACCGTCGAGGTCCTCCGCGAACTCGGGCTCGACACCGCCGTCGACGACGTCGCGGTCGACCTCCGGGGCGCCGCGGGCAAGGCGGTGGCGCGGACCGTCGTCGAGATGGGCGCGGGCGACGTCGTGACCGTGCCCATGCCGACCCCGTCCGCCGACGAACTGGACATGACGCCGTTCAGACTGCGCGGCGTCTGCGCCCAGGACCGGCTCGACGCCGTCGTGGCAGCCGACCTGGCACGCCGCGGAGCGGACCTGCGCTGGTCGACCCGCCTGGTCAGCATCGCGCAGGACGCCGACGGGGTCGACGTCGAACTGGAGGGACCCGACGGCCGCTACTCGCTGCGGTGCACGCGCGTAGTCGCCGCCGACGGCACGCACAGCACCGTGCGGACCGCGCTCGGCGTGGGCACCTCCGGGCCGGGCGACCTGGGCAAGTCGATGATCAACATCCTGTTCCGCGCCGACCTCCGACCGCACCTGCGGGGAATGTCCTTCGCCACCTGCACGATCACCACGCCGGAGGCGCCCGGCCTGCTGGCCACCGTGGACGGCGAGACGAACTGGGTCTTCCACGTCCCCTGCGACGTCGACGGCGGCGAACGCCCCGAGGACTTCACGCACGAGCGCTGCGCCGCGGTCGTCCGGCTTGCGGTCGGCGATCCCGACCTCGACGTCGAGGTGCGCAGCGTGCTCTCGTGGCGGCCCCGGAGCGCAGCGGCCGAAAGCTTCGCCGTCGGCCGCGTGTTCCTCGTGGGCGACGCCGCGCACACCGTGTCGCCCCTGGGCGCGTTCGGCCTCAACACCGGGGTCGGCGACGCGCACAACCTGGCGTGGAAGCTGGCCACCGTCCACCACGGCGAGGCCGGTGCCGGGCTGCTCGACACCTACGCGCACGAACGTGAACCGGTCGCCGCGGCGACGCTGGACCAGGCGATGCGCAGGCTCGCCGACCCGGAGCTGCACTGGGGACGCGGACCCGAGGCCGACGCCGCCAGGGCGGCGGCGGGAGTGTGGGCGGCGCCGGTCGTGCACCTCGGCCAGAGGTACGACTCGGCCGCCGTTGTCGACCCGCGGCCGGAACTCCCGTCCACAGTGGACCTGGTGCTGGACGGGTCGCCGGGTTCACGGGTGCCCCACGCGTGGATCGACGGGGTTTCCACGCTCGACCTGGTGGCGTCCCGGTGGACCCTGCTGGTGGGCGTCGCCGGCGAGCGCTGGCTCACCGCCGCGGCGGACGTCGGACTCCCCGCGCACCGCGTCCCGGTCCCGTGGCTCCCCGACGAAGGGGCCCTGCTCGTCCGTCCGGACGGGATCGTCGCGATGCGCGCCACGGCGTCGGCGACGGATCCGGCGCGGTTCCTCACCGAGGTCTTGGACCAGGTGCTGGCCAGGCCGGTCCGGCTGCCGAGCACCTGA
- a CDS encoding polysaccharide lyase yields the protein MNRSTGQITVWYDGKQVLSSKSAPGISGIPFKGVFFSTLFGGHETSWGPKKEVHAYSSNFHVSTTKL from the coding sequence GTGAACAGGTCCACGGGTCAGATTACCGTCTGGTACGACGGCAAGCAGGTGCTGTCGAGCAAGTCCGCTCCCGGCATCTCCGGAATCCCTTTCAAGGGCGTCTTCTTCTCGACGCTCTTCGGCGGGCACGAGACGAGCTGGGGTCCGAAGAAGGAAGTGCACGCGTACTCCTCGAACTTCCACGTCAGCACGACGAAGCTCTAG
- a CDS encoding GNAT family N-acetyltransferase codes for MEYLRYGRDIGFSLRAATSDDAEFLVDMLVAAVNWDPAREVASRDQVLGDRRTAHYVEGWPQPGDLGVVAVDPGGQPIGAVWLRLFGTDDPGYGFVAADIPELSLGVVPAWRGKGVGHALLTEMARRAAGSGVTRICLSVERANRARRLYVEEGFTTVESGPAPTP; via the coding sequence ATGGAGTATCTGCGGTATGGGCGCGACATTGGTTTTTCGTTGCGCGCAGCCACCAGTGACGATGCGGAGTTCCTCGTGGACATGCTGGTGGCTGCTGTGAACTGGGACCCTGCTCGGGAGGTGGCCAGCCGTGATCAGGTTCTCGGGGACCGTCGGACAGCGCACTATGTCGAGGGGTGGCCCCAGCCGGGTGATCTCGGAGTGGTTGCGGTCGACCCGGGTGGACAACCGATCGGCGCGGTGTGGCTGCGCCTGTTCGGCACTGACGATCCCGGCTACGGCTTCGTGGCAGCGGACATCCCGGAACTGTCGCTGGGAGTCGTCCCAGCGTGGCGGGGCAAGGGAGTGGGGCACGCCTTGCTGACCGAGATGGCCCGGCGAGCGGCCGGAAGCGGCGTCACCCGGATCTGTCTGAGTGTAGAGCGGGCGAATCGGGCACGCCGTCTGTATGTCGAGGAAGGTTTCACGACTGTGGAATCGGGGCCGGCTCCGACACCATGA
- a CDS encoding transposase: protein MLIDCETRKPLGLLPGRDAGTLAAWLREHPGVEVICRDRAGSYAEGARLGAPQAVQVADRFHLWQNLGTAIEQCVRRHNECLRRPGSGPGDRPDIPFSSEPPSAKEMSPIETRIRERHAIVHALLDQGHGIREIARELHMGANTVRRCARTEYPEQLLGSRRQPRPSQLDPYKPYLVL, encoded by the coding sequence GTGCTCATCGACTGCGAGACCCGCAAACCGCTCGGCTTGCTGCCGGGACGGGACGCCGGGACCCTGGCCGCATGGCTCCGTGAACACCCAGGCGTCGAGGTGATCTGCCGAGATCGCGCGGGTTCCTACGCTGAAGGCGCTCGCCTCGGAGCCCCACAGGCGGTCCAGGTTGCTGACCGCTTTCACCTGTGGCAAAACCTCGGCACCGCGATCGAACAATGCGTGCGTCGGCACAACGAATGCCTGCGACGACCGGGTTCTGGTCCCGGTGACCGGCCGGATATTCCTTTCTCCTCCGAACCGCCGTCGGCGAAGGAGATGTCTCCGATCGAAACCCGCATCCGTGAACGTCACGCCATCGTCCACGCCCTCCTCGACCAAGGACACGGCATCCGGGAGATCGCCCGAGAATTACACATGGGCGCCAACACGGTCCGCCGATGCGCCCGCACGGAATACCCAGAGCAGTTGCTCGGAAGCCGGCGACAACCACGGCCCAGCCAGCTGGACCCCTACAAGCCCTACCTAGTGCTGTGA
- a CDS encoding DUF2690 domain-containing protein: MKPKSLFVLLAVLTLLSFVAPAQAAEAADPYNGQSPYKVINGRSCNSDGSIHDTEEIVRGDSVYGTIQFRWNLRCNTAWAFVNFGTKLSAGESGNALIRRAGPNGSHALAFSCDTAGGNKHVQAAQTTCYTPMMSRKYSMWVEGYLYHKNSAGAWVTHAFGTTRWVPGS; the protein is encoded by the coding sequence ATGAAGCCGAAATCCCTGTTCGTCCTGCTAGCCGTCTTAACCCTGCTGTCGTTTGTCGCCCCAGCCCAGGCAGCCGAGGCCGCGGACCCGTACAACGGCCAGTCGCCCTACAAAGTGATCAACGGCCGCTCCTGCAACTCCGATGGATCCATCCACGACACCGAGGAGATCGTCCGGGGTGACAGCGTCTACGGCACCATCCAGTTTCGCTGGAATCTGCGATGCAACACGGCGTGGGCGTTCGTGAACTTCGGCACCAAGCTCAGTGCCGGCGAGTCAGGGAACGCGCTGATTCGCCGCGCCGGACCCAACGGCAGCCACGCACTCGCCTTCAGCTGCGACACCGCCGGCGGTAACAAGCATGTCCAGGCCGCTCAGACCACCTGCTACACGCCGATGATGAGCCGCAAGTACTCGATGTGGGTGGAAGGATACCTCTACCACAAGAACAGCGCCGGAGCGTGGGTCACTCACGCCTTCGGCACGACGCGATGGGTCCCCGGCTCCTGA